A part of Bremerella cremea genomic DNA contains:
- a CDS encoding TraR/DksA C4-type zinc finger protein, with protein MLRREENPDAAIIEELFERSGSKLVCGECSRVGLRIDYPRDEEEDWGDGRVCEQCRKTIPAERLEIFPDTKICVACQQKDDDGEDDTQPDFCPKCGEIMMSGTSRGGGLTRYRLRCPRCG; from the coding sequence ATGCTGCGCCGCGAAGAAAACCCCGATGCGGCAATCATTGAAGAATTGTTTGAACGCAGCGGCAGTAAGCTCGTTTGTGGCGAATGTAGCCGCGTGGGGCTGCGGATCGACTACCCCCGCGACGAGGAAGAAGATTGGGGAGATGGCCGCGTGTGCGAACAATGCCGCAAAACCATTCCAGCGGAACGCCTAGAGATCTTCCCTGATACCAAAATCTGCGTTGCGTGCCAGCAAAAAGATGATGACGGCGAAGACGATACGCAGCCAGATTTTTGTCCGAAGTGTGGCGAGATTATGATGTCTGGCACGTCGCGCGGGGGTGGTCTCACGCGGTATCGCTTGCGTTGTCCTCGCTGCGGTTAA
- a CDS encoding leucine-rich repeat domain-containing protein has protein sequence MRAFLLLSLGVLLTGCFGKPPTPAVQPLDEISFARQWQDVESAATDSIHVVNSAVPLEQLQAMQPTAKLRELRLDQTPVTDAEADVIAQMDSLEIVNLPASQLTDAGLAKIAALPNLELLRIGSPKLTDAGIEKVGQSKTILYLHLIDTPITDQALPAIAQMEQLQSFYADGTQLTDDGMSNLVKARPQLHIHFNDLHPAGSQAGHTHDHDHSDGHDHNHDHKH, from the coding sequence ATGCGTGCTTTTTTGTTGCTCTCGCTTGGCGTGTTATTGACCGGCTGCTTTGGGAAACCACCCACCCCAGCGGTACAGCCGTTGGATGAAATAAGTTTCGCGCGGCAGTGGCAAGATGTCGAATCGGCGGCGACCGATAGCATTCATGTGGTCAATTCAGCAGTGCCGCTCGAGCAGCTTCAAGCGATGCAGCCAACGGCCAAGCTCCGCGAACTGCGGCTGGATCAAACCCCGGTTACCGATGCCGAGGCAGATGTGATTGCCCAAATGGATAGCCTGGAAATCGTGAATCTACCGGCCAGCCAGTTAACCGACGCAGGACTAGCCAAGATCGCCGCATTGCCGAATTTGGAATTGCTGCGGATTGGTTCGCCGAAACTAACCGATGCCGGCATCGAAAAAGTGGGCCAGAGCAAAACGATTCTTTACTTGCACCTGATCGATACGCCGATCACCGATCAAGCGTTGCCCGCGATTGCCCAAATGGAGCAGTTGCAATCGTTTTACGCGGATGGAACCCAGTTAACCGACGACGGTATGTCGAACCTGGTGAAGGCGCGGCCTCAGTTGCATATCCACTTTAACGATCTGCACCCCGCCGGTAGCCAGGCCGGACATACGCACGATCATGATCACAGTGATGGCCATGATCACAACCACGATCACAAGCATTAA